A single Camelus bactrianus isolate YW-2024 breed Bactrian camel chromosome 1, ASM4877302v1, whole genome shotgun sequence DNA region contains:
- the FTCD gene encoding formimidoyltransferase-cyclodeaminase isoform X2 encodes MWRGVIEAISRAVAQTPGCTLLDVDAGPSTNRTVYTFVGRPEDVVEGALNAARAASQLIDMSRHRGEHPRMGALDVCPFVPVRGVTMDECVLCAQAFGRRLAEELGVPVYLYGEAARTTHRRSLPAIRAGEYEALPEKLKQAEWAPDFGPSSFVPSWGATVTGARNFLIAFNINLLGTREQAHRIALNLREQGRGKDQPGRLEKVQGIGWYLDEKNLAQVSTNLLDFEVTGLHMVFEEACREAQELSLPVVGSQLVGLVPLKALLDVAAFYCEKENLFLLEEEHRIRLVVSRLGLDSLCPFNPKERIVEYLVPEGGSQQSLVDQPLCAFIREVGARSAAPGGGSVAGACAAMGAALASMVGLMTYGRRQFEHLDATMRRLIPPFHAASAKLTAMVDSDARAFEAYLKAVKLPKNTPEDRDRRTAALQEGLRQAVAVPLELAETVASLWPALQELALCGNLGCRSDLQVAAKALETGVFGAYFNVVINLKGVTDDEFKDQVRQRISSLLQEAKTQAALVLDRLEARQE; translated from the exons ATGTGGCGCGGG GTGATTGAGGCCATCTCCCGAGCtgtggcacagaccccgggctgCACGCTGCTGGACGTGGACGCTGGCCCCTCCACCAACCGCACTGTCTACACATTTGTGGGGCGCCCCGAGGACGTGGTGGAGGGGGCCCTCAATGCTGCCCGGGCCGCCTCTCAGCTCATCGACATGAGCAGGCACAGAG GGGAACACCCTCGGATGGGCGCCCTGGACGTGTGCCCCTTCGTCCCGGTGAGGGGCGTCACCATGGACGAGTGCGTGCTCTGTGCCCAGGCCTTCGGCCGGCGGCTGGCAGAGGAGCTGGGCGTGCCAG TGTACCTCTACGGCGAGGCGGCGCGGACAACGCATCGCCGGTCCCTGCCGGCCATCCGGGCCGGGGAGTACGAGGCCCTCCCTGAGAAG CTCAAGCAGGCCGAGTGGGCACCCGACTTCGGGCCCAGCTCCTTTGTCCCCAGCTGGGGGGCCACCGTCACGGGGGCGCGGAATTTCCTCATCGCGTTCAACATCAACCTGCTCGGCACCAGGGAGCAGGCTCACCGCATCGCACTCAACCTCCGGGAGCAGGGCCGCGGGAAGGACCAG CCAGGACGCCTGGAAAAGGTGCAGGGCATTGGCTGGTACCTGGATGAGAAGAACCTGGCTCAGGTGTCTACAAACCTCCTGGACTTTGAGGTCACGGGGTTGCACATGGTCTTCGAGGAGGCCTGCAGAGAAGCCCAG GAGCTGAGCCTTCCAGTGGTGGGCTCGCAACTGGTGGGCCTGGTGCCTCTGAAGGCCCTGCTGGACGTGGCCGCCTTCTACTGCGAGAAGGAGAACCTCTTCCTCCTGGAGGAGGAGCACCGCATCAGGCTG GTGGTCAGCCGGCTGGGCTTGGACTCTCTGTGCCCCTTCAACCCCAAGGAGCGGATCGTCGA GTACCTGGTCCCTGAGGGCGGGTCCCAGCAGAGCCTGGTGGACCAGCCCCTGTGTGCCTTCATCCGTGAGGTGGGCGCCCGCTCGGCGGCCCCGGGGGGCGGCTCCGTGGCAGGGGCCTGTGCAGCCATG GGTGCCGCGCTGGCCTCCATGGTTGGCCTCATGACCTACGGGCGGCGCCAGTTTGAGCACCTGGACGCGACCATGCGGCGTCTGATCCCGCCTTTCCACGCAGCCTCGGCCAAGCTGACTGCGATGGTGGACTCTGACGCCCGCGCCTTCGAGGCCTACCTG AAAGCAGTGAAGCTGCCCAAGAACACACCTGAGGACAGGGACAG GCGCACAGCTGCCCTGCAAGAGGGGCTGAGACAGGCGGTGGCCGTGCCCTTGGAGCTGGCGGAGACAGTGGCCTCACTGTGGCCAGCGCTGCAGGAGCTGGCCCTGTGTGGGAACCTGGGCTGCCGGTCGGACCTGCAG GTGGCAGCCAAGGCCCTGGAGACAGGCGTGTTTGGTGCGTATTTCAACGTGGTCATCAACCTGAAGGGTGTCACCGATGATGAGTTTAAGGACCAG GTCCGTCAGCGCATCTCCAGCCTCCTGCAGGAAGCCAAGACCCAGGCAGCACTGGTGCTGGACCGCCTGGAGGCCCGGCAGGAGTGA
- the FTCD gene encoding formimidoyltransferase-cyclodeaminase isoform X3, with protein sequence MSQLVECVPNFSEGNNQEVIEAISRAVAQTPGCTLLDVDAGPSTNRTVYTFVGRPEDVVEGALNAARAASQLIDMSRHRGEHPRMGALDVCPFVPVRGVTMDECVLCAQAFGRRLAEELGVPVYLYGEAARTTHRRSLPAIRAGEYEALPEKLKQAEWAPDFGPSSFVPSWGATVTGARNFLIAFNINLLGTREQAHRIALNLREQGRGKDQPGRLEKVQGIGWYLDEKNLAQVSTNLLDFEVTGLHMVFEEACREAQELSLPVVGSQLVGLVPLKALLDVAAFYCEKENLFLLEEEHRIRLVVSRLGLDSLCPFNPKERIVEYLVPEGGSQQSLVDQPLCAFIREVGARSAAPGGGSVAGACAAMGAALASMVGLMTYGRRQFEHLDATMRRLIPPFHAASAKLTAMVDSDARAFEAYLKAVKLPKNTPEDRDRRTAALQEGLRQAVAVPLELAETVASLWPALQELALCGNLGCRSDLQVAAKALETGVFGAYFNVVINLKGVTDDEFKDQPPAGSQDPGSTGAGPPGGPAGVTAGGGDLPVGRTGRLWGPERGGCGGQGKGGCGGGGLCLGLVVSPSVTCSLQ encoded by the exons ATGTCCCAGCTGGTGGAATGTGTCCCCAACTTCTCGGAGGGGAACAACCAGGAG GTGATTGAGGCCATCTCCCGAGCtgtggcacagaccccgggctgCACGCTGCTGGACGTGGACGCTGGCCCCTCCACCAACCGCACTGTCTACACATTTGTGGGGCGCCCCGAGGACGTGGTGGAGGGGGCCCTCAATGCTGCCCGGGCCGCCTCTCAGCTCATCGACATGAGCAGGCACAGAG GGGAACACCCTCGGATGGGCGCCCTGGACGTGTGCCCCTTCGTCCCGGTGAGGGGCGTCACCATGGACGAGTGCGTGCTCTGTGCCCAGGCCTTCGGCCGGCGGCTGGCAGAGGAGCTGGGCGTGCCAG TGTACCTCTACGGCGAGGCGGCGCGGACAACGCATCGCCGGTCCCTGCCGGCCATCCGGGCCGGGGAGTACGAGGCCCTCCCTGAGAAG CTCAAGCAGGCCGAGTGGGCACCCGACTTCGGGCCCAGCTCCTTTGTCCCCAGCTGGGGGGCCACCGTCACGGGGGCGCGGAATTTCCTCATCGCGTTCAACATCAACCTGCTCGGCACCAGGGAGCAGGCTCACCGCATCGCACTCAACCTCCGGGAGCAGGGCCGCGGGAAGGACCAG CCAGGACGCCTGGAAAAGGTGCAGGGCATTGGCTGGTACCTGGATGAGAAGAACCTGGCTCAGGTGTCTACAAACCTCCTGGACTTTGAGGTCACGGGGTTGCACATGGTCTTCGAGGAGGCCTGCAGAGAAGCCCAG GAGCTGAGCCTTCCAGTGGTGGGCTCGCAACTGGTGGGCCTGGTGCCTCTGAAGGCCCTGCTGGACGTGGCCGCCTTCTACTGCGAGAAGGAGAACCTCTTCCTCCTGGAGGAGGAGCACCGCATCAGGCTG GTGGTCAGCCGGCTGGGCTTGGACTCTCTGTGCCCCTTCAACCCCAAGGAGCGGATCGTCGA GTACCTGGTCCCTGAGGGCGGGTCCCAGCAGAGCCTGGTGGACCAGCCCCTGTGTGCCTTCATCCGTGAGGTGGGCGCCCGCTCGGCGGCCCCGGGGGGCGGCTCCGTGGCAGGGGCCTGTGCAGCCATG GGTGCCGCGCTGGCCTCCATGGTTGGCCTCATGACCTACGGGCGGCGCCAGTTTGAGCACCTGGACGCGACCATGCGGCGTCTGATCCCGCCTTTCCACGCAGCCTCGGCCAAGCTGACTGCGATGGTGGACTCTGACGCCCGCGCCTTCGAGGCCTACCTG AAAGCAGTGAAGCTGCCCAAGAACACACCTGAGGACAGGGACAG GCGCACAGCTGCCCTGCAAGAGGGGCTGAGACAGGCGGTGGCCGTGCCCTTGGAGCTGGCGGAGACAGTGGCCTCACTGTGGCCAGCGCTGCAGGAGCTGGCCCTGTGTGGGAACCTGGGCTGCCGGTCGGACCTGCAG GTGGCAGCCAAGGCCCTGGAGACAGGCGTGTTTGGTGCGTATTTCAACGTGGTCATCAACCTGAAGGGTGTCACCGATGATGAGTTTAAGGACCAG CCTCCTGCAGGAAGCCAAGACCCAGGCAGCACTGGTGCTGGACCGCCTGGAGGCCCGGCAGGAGTGACAGCCGGTGGGGGGGACCTCCCTGTCGGGAGGACAGGGCGGCTATGGGGCCCAGAGCGGGGAGGGTGTGGGGGGCAAGGAAAGGGGGgctgtggtgggggtgggctcTGTCTGGGGTTGGTGGTGTCACCCTCTGTCACCTGCAGCCTCCAGTAA
- the FTCD gene encoding formimidoyltransferase-cyclodeaminase isoform X1, whose amino-acid sequence MSQLVECVPNFSEGNNQEVIEAISRAVAQTPGCTLLDVDAGPSTNRTVYTFVGRPEDVVEGALNAARAASQLIDMSRHRGEHPRMGALDVCPFVPVRGVTMDECVLCAQAFGRRLAEELGVPVYLYGEAARTTHRRSLPAIRAGEYEALPEKLKQAEWAPDFGPSSFVPSWGATVTGARNFLIAFNINLLGTREQAHRIALNLREQGRGKDQPGRLEKVQGIGWYLDEKNLAQVSTNLLDFEVTGLHMVFEEACREAQELSLPVVGSQLVGLVPLKALLDVAAFYCEKENLFLLEEEHRIRLVVSRLGLDSLCPFNPKERIVEYLVPEGGSQQSLVDQPLCAFIREVGARSAAPGGGSVAGACAAMGAALASMVGLMTYGRRQFEHLDATMRRLIPPFHAASAKLTAMVDSDARAFEAYLKAVKLPKNTPEDRDRRTAALQEGLRQAVAVPLELAETVASLWPALQELALCGNLGCRSDLQVAAKALETGVFGAYFNVVINLKGVTDDEFKDQVRQRISSLLQEAKTQAALVLDRLEARQE is encoded by the exons ATGTCCCAGCTGGTGGAATGTGTCCCCAACTTCTCGGAGGGGAACAACCAGGAG GTGATTGAGGCCATCTCCCGAGCtgtggcacagaccccgggctgCACGCTGCTGGACGTGGACGCTGGCCCCTCCACCAACCGCACTGTCTACACATTTGTGGGGCGCCCCGAGGACGTGGTGGAGGGGGCCCTCAATGCTGCCCGGGCCGCCTCTCAGCTCATCGACATGAGCAGGCACAGAG GGGAACACCCTCGGATGGGCGCCCTGGACGTGTGCCCCTTCGTCCCGGTGAGGGGCGTCACCATGGACGAGTGCGTGCTCTGTGCCCAGGCCTTCGGCCGGCGGCTGGCAGAGGAGCTGGGCGTGCCAG TGTACCTCTACGGCGAGGCGGCGCGGACAACGCATCGCCGGTCCCTGCCGGCCATCCGGGCCGGGGAGTACGAGGCCCTCCCTGAGAAG CTCAAGCAGGCCGAGTGGGCACCCGACTTCGGGCCCAGCTCCTTTGTCCCCAGCTGGGGGGCCACCGTCACGGGGGCGCGGAATTTCCTCATCGCGTTCAACATCAACCTGCTCGGCACCAGGGAGCAGGCTCACCGCATCGCACTCAACCTCCGGGAGCAGGGCCGCGGGAAGGACCAG CCAGGACGCCTGGAAAAGGTGCAGGGCATTGGCTGGTACCTGGATGAGAAGAACCTGGCTCAGGTGTCTACAAACCTCCTGGACTTTGAGGTCACGGGGTTGCACATGGTCTTCGAGGAGGCCTGCAGAGAAGCCCAG GAGCTGAGCCTTCCAGTGGTGGGCTCGCAACTGGTGGGCCTGGTGCCTCTGAAGGCCCTGCTGGACGTGGCCGCCTTCTACTGCGAGAAGGAGAACCTCTTCCTCCTGGAGGAGGAGCACCGCATCAGGCTG GTGGTCAGCCGGCTGGGCTTGGACTCTCTGTGCCCCTTCAACCCCAAGGAGCGGATCGTCGA GTACCTGGTCCCTGAGGGCGGGTCCCAGCAGAGCCTGGTGGACCAGCCCCTGTGTGCCTTCATCCGTGAGGTGGGCGCCCGCTCGGCGGCCCCGGGGGGCGGCTCCGTGGCAGGGGCCTGTGCAGCCATG GGTGCCGCGCTGGCCTCCATGGTTGGCCTCATGACCTACGGGCGGCGCCAGTTTGAGCACCTGGACGCGACCATGCGGCGTCTGATCCCGCCTTTCCACGCAGCCTCGGCCAAGCTGACTGCGATGGTGGACTCTGACGCCCGCGCCTTCGAGGCCTACCTG AAAGCAGTGAAGCTGCCCAAGAACACACCTGAGGACAGGGACAG GCGCACAGCTGCCCTGCAAGAGGGGCTGAGACAGGCGGTGGCCGTGCCCTTGGAGCTGGCGGAGACAGTGGCCTCACTGTGGCCAGCGCTGCAGGAGCTGGCCCTGTGTGGGAACCTGGGCTGCCGGTCGGACCTGCAG GTGGCAGCCAAGGCCCTGGAGACAGGCGTGTTTGGTGCGTATTTCAACGTGGTCATCAACCTGAAGGGTGTCACCGATGATGAGTTTAAGGACCAG GTCCGTCAGCGCATCTCCAGCCTCCTGCAGGAAGCCAAGACCCAGGCAGCACTGGTGCTGGACCGCCTGGAGGCCCGGCAGGAGTGA